A stretch of the Pan paniscus chromosome 2, NHGRI_mPanPan1-v2.0_pri, whole genome shotgun sequence genome encodes the following:
- the QARS1 gene encoding glutamine--tRNA ligase isoform X2 → MGLLMGEARAVLKWADGKMIKNEVDMQVLHLLGPKMEADLEKKFKVAKARLEETDRRTAKDVMENGETADQTLSLIEQLRGEALKFHKPGENYKTPGYVVTPHTMNLLKQHLEITGGQVRTRFPPEPNGILHIGHAKAINFNFGYAKANNGICFLRFDDTNPEKEEAKFFTAICDMVAWLGYTPYKVTYASDYFDQLYAWAVELIRRGLAYVCHQRGEELKGHNTLPSPWRDRPMEESLLLFEAMRKGKFSEGEATLRMKLVMEDGKMDPVAYRVKYTPHHRTGDKWCIYPTYDYTHCLCDSIEHITHSLCTKEFQARRSSYFWLCNALDVYCPVQWEYGRLNLHYAVVSKRKILQLVATGAVRDWDDPRLFTLTALRRRGFPPEAINNFCARVGVTVAQTTMEPHLLEACVRDVLNDTAPRAMAVLESLRVIITNFPAAKSLDIQVPNFPADETKGFHQVPFAPIVFIERTDFKEEPEPGFKRLAWGQPVGLRHTGYVIELQHVVKGPSGCVESLEVTCRRADAGEKPKAFIHWVSQPLMCEVRLYERLFQHKNPEDPTEVPGGFLSDLNLASLHVVDAALVDCSVALAKPFDKFQFERLGYFSVDPDSHQGKLVFNRTVTLKEDPGKV, encoded by the exons ATGGGGCTGCTGATGG GAGAGGCTCGGGCTGTGCTGAAGTGGGCAGATGGCAAAATGATCAAGAATGAAGTGGACATGCAG GTCCTCCACCTTCTGGGCCCCAAGATGGAGGCTGATCTGGAGAAGAAGTTCAAG GTGGCAAAAGCTCGGCTAGAAGAAACAGACCGGAGGACGGCAAAGGATGTGATGGAGAATG GCGAGACTGCTgaccagaccctgtctctgattGAGCAGCTCCGGGGGGAGGCCCTTAAGTTCCACAAGCCTG GTGAGAACTACAAGACCCCAGGCTATGTGGTCACTCCACACACCATGAATCTACTAAAGCAGCACCTGGAGATTACTGGTGGGCAG GTACGTACCCGGTTCCCGCCAGAACCCAATGGAATCCTGCATATTGGACATGCCAAAGCCATCAATTTCAACTTTGGCTATGCCAAG GCCAACAATGGCATCTGTTTTCTGCGTTTTGATGACACCAACCCTGAGAAGGAGGAAGCAAAgttcttcacggccatctgtgacATGGTGGCCTGGCTAG GCTACACACCTTACAAAGTCACATATGCGTCTGACTATTTTGACCAGCTATATGCGTGGGCTGTGGAGCTCATCCGCAG GGGTCTGGCTTATGTGTGCCACCAGCGAGGAGAGGAGCTCAAAGGCCATAATACTCTGCCTTCACCCTGGAGAGACCGTCCCATGGAGGAGTCACTGCTGCTCTTTGAG GCAATGCGCAAGGGCAAGTTTTCAGAGGGCGAGGCCACACTACGGATGAAGCTGGTGATGGAGGATGGCAAGATGGACCCTGTAGCCTATCGAGTCAAGTATACACCACACCACCGCACAGGGGACAAATG GTGCATCTATCCCACCTACGACTACACACACTGCCTCTGTGACTCCATCGAGCACATCACTCACTCACTCTGCACCAAGGAATTCCAGGCCCG ACGCTCTTCCTACTTCTGGCTTTGCAATGCACTGGACGTCTATTGCCCTGTGCAGTGGGAGTATGGCCGCCTCAACCTGCACTATGCTGTTGTCTCTAAGAGGAAGATCCTCCAGCTTGTAGCAACTGGTGCTGTGCG GGACTGGGATGACCCACGGCTCTTTACACTCACGGCCCTGCGACGGCGGGGCTTCCCACCTGAGGCCATCAACAACTTCTGTGCCCGG GTGGGAGTGACTGTGGCACAGACCACAATGGAGCCACATCTTCTAGAAGCCTGTGTGCGTGATGTACTGAATGACACAGCCCCACGAGCCATGGCTGTGCTGGAGTCACTACGGGTCATCATCACCAACTTTCCTGCTGCCAAG TCCTTGGACATCCAGGTGCCCAACTTCCCAGCTGATGAGACCAAAGGCTTCCATCAGGTTCCCTTTGCACCCATTGTCTTCATTGAGAGGACTGACTTCAAGGAG GAGCCAGAGCCAGGATTTAAGCGCCTGGCTTGGGGCCAGCCTGTGGGCCTGAGGCATACAGGCTACGTCATTGAGCTGCAGCATGTTGTCAAG GGCCCCAGTGGTTGTGTAGAGAGTCTGGAGGTGACCTGCAGACgggcagatgctggagagaagcCAAAGGCCTTTATTCACTGGGTGTCACAGCCTTTGATGTGTGAGGTTCGCCTCTATGAGCGACT ATTCCAGCACAAGAACCCTGAAGATCCTACTGAGGTGCCTGGTGGATTTTTAAGTGACCTGAACCTG GCATCACTACACGTGGTGGATGCAGCATTAGTGGACTGCTCTGTGGCCCTGGCAAAACCCTTCGACAAGTTCCAGTTTGAGCGTCTTGGATATTTCTCCGTGGATCCAGACAGCCATCAGGGAAAG CTTGTCTTTAACCGAACTGTCACACTGAAGGAAGACCCGGGAAAGGTGTGA
- the QARS1 gene encoding glutamine--tRNA ligase isoform X1, which yields MPTCRLGPKFLLVSGVSAMAALDSLSLFTSLGLSEQKARETLKNSALSAQLREAATQAQQTLGSTIDKATGILLYGLASRLRDTRRLSFLVSYIASKKIHTEPQLSAALEYVRSHPLDPIDTVDFERECGVGVIVTPEQIEEAVEAAINRHRPQLLVERYHFNMGLLMGEARAVLKWADGKMIKNEVDMQVLHLLGPKMEADLEKKFKVAKARLEETDRRTAKDVMENGETADQTLSLIEQLRGEALKFHKPGENYKTPGYVVTPHTMNLLKQHLEITGGQVRTRFPPEPNGILHIGHAKAINFNFGYAKANNGICFLRFDDTNPEKEEAKFFTAICDMVAWLGYTPYKVTYASDYFDQLYAWAVELIRRGLAYVCHQRGEELKGHNTLPSPWRDRPMEESLLLFEAMRKGKFSEGEATLRMKLVMEDGKMDPVAYRVKYTPHHRTGDKWCIYPTYDYTHCLCDSIEHITHSLCTKEFQARRSSYFWLCNALDVYCPVQWEYGRLNLHYAVVSKRKILQLVATGAVRDWDDPRLFTLTALRRRGFPPEAINNFCARVGVTVAQTTMEPHLLEACVRDVLNDTAPRAMAVLESLRVIITNFPAAKSLDIQVPNFPADETKGFHQVPFAPIVFIERTDFKEEPEPGFKRLAWGQPVGLRHTGYVIELQHVVKGPSGCVESLEVTCRRADAGEKPKAFIHWVSQPLMCEVRLYERLFQHKNPEDPTEVPGGFLSDLNLASLHVVDAALVDCSVALAKPFDKFQFERLGYFSVDPDSHQGKLVFNRTVTLKEDPGKV from the exons ATGCCGACCTGCAGACTGGGGCCTAAGTTTCTTTTAGTTTCCGGTGTCTCTGCAATGGCGGCTCTAGACTCCCTGTCGCTCTTCACTAGCCTCGGCCTGAGCGAGCAGAAGGCCCGTGAGACGCTCAAGAACTCGGCTCTGAGCGCGCAGCTGCGCGAGGCCGCTACTCAG GCTCAGCAGACCCTGGGTTCCACCATTGACAAAGCTACCGGGATCCTGTTATATGGCTTGGCCTCCCGACTCAGGGATACCCGGCGTCTCTCCTTCCTTGTAAGCTACATAGCCAGTAAGAAGATCCACACTGAGCCCCAGCTAAGCG CTGCCCTTGAGTATGTGCGGAGTCACCCCTTGGACCCCATCGACACTGTGGACTTCGAGCGGGAATGTGGCGTGGGTGTCATTGTGACCCCAGAGCAGATTGAGGAGGCT GTGGAGGCTGCTATTAACAGGCACCGGCCCCAGCTCCTGGTGGAACGTTACCATTTCAACATGGGGCTGCTGATGG GAGAGGCTCGGGCTGTGCTGAAGTGGGCAGATGGCAAAATGATCAAGAATGAAGTGGACATGCAG GTCCTCCACCTTCTGGGCCCCAAGATGGAGGCTGATCTGGAGAAGAAGTTCAAG GTGGCAAAAGCTCGGCTAGAAGAAACAGACCGGAGGACGGCAAAGGATGTGATGGAGAATG GCGAGACTGCTgaccagaccctgtctctgattGAGCAGCTCCGGGGGGAGGCCCTTAAGTTCCACAAGCCTG GTGAGAACTACAAGACCCCAGGCTATGTGGTCACTCCACACACCATGAATCTACTAAAGCAGCACCTGGAGATTACTGGTGGGCAG GTACGTACCCGGTTCCCGCCAGAACCCAATGGAATCCTGCATATTGGACATGCCAAAGCCATCAATTTCAACTTTGGCTATGCCAAG GCCAACAATGGCATCTGTTTTCTGCGTTTTGATGACACCAACCCTGAGAAGGAGGAAGCAAAgttcttcacggccatctgtgacATGGTGGCCTGGCTAG GCTACACACCTTACAAAGTCACATATGCGTCTGACTATTTTGACCAGCTATATGCGTGGGCTGTGGAGCTCATCCGCAG GGGTCTGGCTTATGTGTGCCACCAGCGAGGAGAGGAGCTCAAAGGCCATAATACTCTGCCTTCACCCTGGAGAGACCGTCCCATGGAGGAGTCACTGCTGCTCTTTGAG GCAATGCGCAAGGGCAAGTTTTCAGAGGGCGAGGCCACACTACGGATGAAGCTGGTGATGGAGGATGGCAAGATGGACCCTGTAGCCTATCGAGTCAAGTATACACCACACCACCGCACAGGGGACAAATG GTGCATCTATCCCACCTACGACTACACACACTGCCTCTGTGACTCCATCGAGCACATCACTCACTCACTCTGCACCAAGGAATTCCAGGCCCG ACGCTCTTCCTACTTCTGGCTTTGCAATGCACTGGACGTCTATTGCCCTGTGCAGTGGGAGTATGGCCGCCTCAACCTGCACTATGCTGTTGTCTCTAAGAGGAAGATCCTCCAGCTTGTAGCAACTGGTGCTGTGCG GGACTGGGATGACCCACGGCTCTTTACACTCACGGCCCTGCGACGGCGGGGCTTCCCACCTGAGGCCATCAACAACTTCTGTGCCCGG GTGGGAGTGACTGTGGCACAGACCACAATGGAGCCACATCTTCTAGAAGCCTGTGTGCGTGATGTACTGAATGACACAGCCCCACGAGCCATGGCTGTGCTGGAGTCACTACGGGTCATCATCACCAACTTTCCTGCTGCCAAG TCCTTGGACATCCAGGTGCCCAACTTCCCAGCTGATGAGACCAAAGGCTTCCATCAGGTTCCCTTTGCACCCATTGTCTTCATTGAGAGGACTGACTTCAAGGAG GAGCCAGAGCCAGGATTTAAGCGCCTGGCTTGGGGCCAGCCTGTGGGCCTGAGGCATACAGGCTACGTCATTGAGCTGCAGCATGTTGTCAAG GGCCCCAGTGGTTGTGTAGAGAGTCTGGAGGTGACCTGCAGACgggcagatgctggagagaagcCAAAGGCCTTTATTCACTGGGTGTCACAGCCTTTGATGTGTGAGGTTCGCCTCTATGAGCGACT ATTCCAGCACAAGAACCCTGAAGATCCTACTGAGGTGCCTGGTGGATTTTTAAGTGACCTGAACCTG GCATCACTACACGTGGTGGATGCAGCATTAGTGGACTGCTCTGTGGCCCTGGCAAAACCCTTCGACAAGTTCCAGTTTGAGCGTCTTGGATATTTCTCCGTGGATCCAGACAGCCATCAGGGAAAG CTTGTCTTTAACCGAACTGTCACACTGAAGGAAGACCCGGGAAAGGTGTGA